The following are encoded in a window of Dioscorea cayenensis subsp. rotundata cultivar TDr96_F1 chromosome 16, TDr96_F1_v2_PseudoChromosome.rev07_lg8_w22 25.fasta, whole genome shotgun sequence genomic DNA:
- the LOC120278521 gene encoding LOW QUALITY PROTEIN: uncharacterized protein LOC120278521 (The sequence of the model RefSeq protein was modified relative to this genomic sequence to represent the inferred CDS: inserted 2 bases in 2 codons) — protein sequence MILLLYKEAYLTTNSLNMSLPCPIVELLQMFDDVFLEEAPYGLPPIRGIEHQIDFVPGATIPKXPAYRSNFEEIKELQWQVEELMAKGYVRESMSPYAVPVILVPKKDGTWRMCVDCRAINNITVNYRHPIPCLDDMLDELHGASMFSKIYLKSGYHQIRMKEGDEWKTTFKTKHGLYEWLVMPFGLSNAPSTFMCLMNHVLREFIDKIVFLGFVVSATGIQVDEDKIHAIQEWPSPTSGQRRLNRRHARWVEFIETFQYVIRYKQGKENVVXNALSCRYALLSILDAKVLAFEHIKDLYPSDHDFGDVYQSCKKFTFGKYFRHDDYLFKENKLCLSNYSVPDLLVRESHGGGLMGHIGVAKTLSFSPFEIVYGFNPLNSLDLIPFPMTERVNLDGKSKDEFVKQERFPKQQCSMLLPRGDGPFQVLERINDNAYKLDLPGDDWRENSIQEEGNDRNTSKNKKKGHDPLQVIIGLITQGRAKKFKEALAGLIQEVQLKQYYKLIINEE from the exons ATGATTTTACTTTTGTACAAAGAGGCATATTTGACTACTAACAGCCTTAACATGTCTTTGCCTTGTCCAATTGTTGAACTTTTACAGATGTTTGATGATGTTTTTCTCGAGGAGGCTCCATATGGATTACCACCTATTCGGGGAATTGAGCATCAAATTGACTTTGTTCCCGGTGCCACCATCCCAA CGCCAGCCTATAGAAGCAATTTCGAGGAGATAAAAGAGCTACAATGGCAGGTTGAAGAGTTGATGGCAAAGGGCTATGTAAGGGAGAGCATGAGTCCTTATGCTGTTCCGGTGATTTTGGTTCCTAAGAAGGATGGGACTTGGAGGATGTGTGTCGATTGTCGTGCCATCAACAACATTACGGTAAACTATCGACATCCTATTCCTTGCTTAGATGATATGTTAGATGAACTACATGGTGCTAGTATGTTctctaaaatttatttgaagagTGGGTATcatcaaataagaatgaaagaagGTGATGAATGGAAAACTACgtttaaaacaaaacatggaTTATATGAGTGGTTAgtgatgccttttgggttgtctAATGCACCAAGTACTTTTATGTGCTTGATGAACCATGTCTTGAGGGAATTCATTG ATAAGATTGTATTTCTTGGTTTTGTTGTGAGTGCAACAGGTATACAAGTTGATGAGGATAAAATCCATGCGATCCAAGAATGGCCGAGTCCTACTAGT GGCCAACGTAGATTGAATAGAAGGCATGCACGATGGGTAGAATTCATTGAGACATTTCAATATGTCATCCGGTACAAGCAAGGCAAGGAGAATGTTG GAAATGCATTATCCTGCAGGTATGCTTTACTTTCCATTCTTGATGCAAAGGTTCTAGCTTTTGAACATATAAAAGATTTATATCCTTCTGATCATGATTTTGGTGATGTGTATCAATCTTGTAAGAAATTTACATTTGGAAAATACTTTAGACATGATGATTATCtattcaaagaaaacaaattgtGTTTGTCTAATTATTCTGTGCCAGATTTGTTAGTGAGGGAATCACATGGAGGAGGATTAATGGGGCACATCGGTGTAGCTAAGACTCTTAGT TTTTCACCCTTTGAGATTGTGTATGGTTTTAATCCATTAAATTCTTTAGACTTAATTCCTTTCCCTATGACTGAACGTGTAAATCTAGATGGAAAAAGCAAAGATGAATTTGTTAAACAG GAAAGATTTCCTAAACAGCAGTGCTCCATGCTACTTCCACGAGGGGATGGTCCATTTCAAGTTCTTGAGCGTATCAATGACAATGCGTACAAGCTAGATTTACCAG GTGATGATTGGAGGGAAAATTCTATTCAAGAGGAGGGGAATGATAGAAACAcgtccaaaaataaaaagaagggtCATGATCCTCTTCAAGTCATAATTGGACTAATCACACAAGGTCGGGCTAAGAAATTCAAGGAGGCTCTTGCTGGATTAATTCAAGAGGTTCAACTCAAACAATACTATAAGCTCATCATCAATGAAGAATAA